One Tolypothrix bouteillei VB521301 DNA window includes the following coding sequences:
- a CDS encoding rhodanese-like domain-containing protein, giving the protein MTGKPFEQEFTQVSVEELGQRLSSQEPDLQLVDVREPQEVAIASIDGFVNLPLSQFANWGEQIQTLLNPHAETWVLCHHGVRSAQMCQWLMTQGFTNVKNIAGGIDAYSYLVDPSIPQY; this is encoded by the coding sequence ATGACAGGCAAACCTTTTGAGCAAGAGTTCACCCAAGTGAGCGTTGAGGAACTGGGTCAACGTTTATCTTCACAAGAGCCAGACCTTCAGCTTGTGGATGTACGCGAACCACAAGAAGTGGCGATCGCTAGCATAGATGGCTTTGTCAATCTACCTTTGAGTCAATTTGCTAATTGGGGGGAGCAAATTCAAACTCTCTTGAATCCTCATGCTGAAACTTGGGTACTCTGTCACCATGGCGTCCGTTCTGCCCAAATGTGCCAGTGGTTAATGACACAAGGGTTTACAAATGTTAAGAACATTGCAGGTGGAATTGACGCCTACTCTTATTTAGTCGATCCTTCCATCCCTCAGTACTAA
- the hrcA gene encoding heat-inducible transcriptional repressor HrcA, whose translation MQVQLTNRQQHILWATIRHYIATAEPVGSKALVEEYNLGVSSATIRNVMGALEKSGFLYQPHTSAGRVPSDSGYRIYVDRLITPSETLGKEVEVVLQQNLKWEEWSWEAILQGAAQILSTLSGCITLITMPQTGAAVIRHLQLVQIEAGRVMLIVVTDGYETHSAVLDLPPEQDNVQTDAEAIDHKLQIVSNFLNSHLRGRSLVELGNLDWSELDREFQSYSNFLKKSLAELSRRTLKPSATQIMVRGIAEVLRQPEFSELQQVQTLIHLLEEEQDQLWQLIFEQPEAEEVGKPRVTVRIGSENPLEPIRTCSLISSTYRRGLVPVGSVGVLGPTRLDYESAIAVVSAAADYLSDAFSLFNS comes from the coding sequence ATGCAAGTTCAGTTAACCAATCGGCAACAACATATACTTTGGGCAACCATACGTCATTACATTGCTACAGCAGAACCTGTTGGTTCCAAAGCTCTTGTTGAGGAATATAACCTCGGTGTGAGTTCGGCAACTATTCGCAATGTGATGGGCGCGTTAGAAAAATCAGGGTTCTTGTACCAACCCCATACCTCTGCAGGAAGAGTTCCTTCCGATTCAGGTTATCGAATTTATGTCGATCGGCTAATTACACCTTCTGAAACTTTAGGTAAGGAAGTAGAGGTTGTACTCCAACAAAATCTGAAATGGGAAGAGTGGAGTTGGGAAGCAATTCTGCAAGGAGCTGCACAAATCCTTTCTACCTTAAGTGGTTGCATTACTCTCATCACCATGCCACAAACTGGTGCTGCTGTTATCAGGCATCTGCAACTGGTGCAAATTGAAGCAGGACGAGTCATGCTGATTGTCGTCACAGATGGATATGAAACCCATTCAGCAGTTTTGGACTTACCTCCCGAACAAGACAACGTACAAACCGATGCGGAAGCCATCGACCATAAATTACAAATAGTATCTAATTTCTTAAACAGCCATCTGCGGGGGCGCAGTTTGGTGGAACTTGGCAATCTCGATTGGAGCGAACTGGATCGAGAATTCCAAAGTTACAGCAACTTTTTGAAAAAATCATTGGCAGAACTTAGCCGTCGCACTCTTAAACCATCTGCAACACAAATAATGGTTCGCGGTATTGCTGAAGTTTTACGTCAACCAGAATTCTCGGAATTACAGCAAGTGCAAACGCTTATCCACCTGCTGGAAGAAGAACAAGACCAACTTTGGCAGTTAATATTTGAACAACCAGAAGCTGAGGAAGTGGGTAAGCCACGAGTCACTGTTCGTATTGGTTCTGAAAATCCTTTGGAACCCATCCGTACTTGCTCGTTGATATCCTCTACATACCGTCGAGGTTTAGTACCTGTGGGCAGTGTAGGTGTTTTGGGACCAACGCGCTTGGATTATGAAAGTGCGATCGCGGTCGTGTCTGCTGCTGCTGATTACCTGTCAGACGCTTTCAGTTTGTTCAACTCTTAA
- the crtW gene encoding beta-carotene ketolase CrtW has translation MQQLEKPPSSQIHIKLNGESTTGLFIAITIIGIWAASLTYLLSVDISKFNFITLLLGIIWQTFLYTGLFITAHDAMHGVVFPKNSKINHFIGSFSLLLYGWLSYSKLLKKHWVHHHHPASESDPDFHNGKQKNFFAWYLYFMKNYWSWQQIIVLTSLYNLSHYFLHIPKDNLTYFWALPAILSSIQLFYFGTFLPHQEPEEGYSEPHRAQTISLPVWLSFLTCYHFGYHNEHHEYPHAAWWQLPKVYKSKTETVSP, from the coding sequence ATTCAACAATTAGAAAAACCACCCAGTTCTCAAATTCACATAAAATTAAACGGTGAATCTACTACTGGGCTTTTTATTGCTATTACCATAATAGGTATATGGGCAGCCAGCTTAACTTACTTGCTTTCAGTAGATATTTCTAAATTTAATTTTATAACATTATTACTAGGGATAATTTGGCAAACATTTCTTTATACGGGATTATTTATTACTGCTCACGATGCGATGCATGGAGTTGTATTTCCTAAAAATAGCAAAATCAATCACTTTATCGGCTCATTTTCATTGTTACTTTACGGTTGGTTATCCTATAGTAAATTACTCAAAAAGCATTGGGTACATCACCACCATCCTGCGAGTGAATCAGATCCAGACTTCCATAATGGTAAGCAGAAAAACTTTTTTGCCTGGTACCTGTATTTCATGAAGAATTACTGGAGCTGGCAGCAAATTATTGTCTTAACAAGTCTCTATAACCTTTCTCATTACTTCCTTCACATACCCAAAGATAATTTGACTTACTTTTGGGCACTACCTGCCATCTTAAGTTCCATACAGCTATTTTATTTTGGGACTTTCTTACCCCATCAAGAACCAGAAGAAGGTTATTCAGAACCCCATCGCGCTCAAACAATCTCACTTCCCGTTTGGTTGTCATTTCTGACTTGCTATCATTTTGGCTATCATAACGAACACCATGAATATCCTCATGCAGCGTGGTGGCAATTGCCAAAAGTTTATAAATCAAAGACTGAGACAGTTTCACCTTAA
- a CDS encoding chlorophyll a/b-binding protein, with the protein MGLYPTDATEKAYNGSDRNAVKFGFTPQSELWQGRLAMIGFLAYLLWDLNSYSVVRDVLNLLPR; encoded by the coding sequence ATGGGACTTTATCCTACAGATGCAACTGAAAAGGCATACAATGGTAGCGATCGCAATGCTGTAAAATTCGGATTCACGCCTCAATCCGAACTATGGCAAGGACGTCTGGCAATGATTGGCTTTCTCGCCTATCTACTATGGGATCTCAATAGCTATAGTGTAGTGCGTGACGTACTCAATCTTCTTCCTCGATAA
- a CDS encoding PP2C family protein-serine/threonine phosphatase: MPVPQPPSQPTDNNKTSAGTDVTPVIALKELVARLHREQNKIQDLLSSLGFALRSFNNLNQFLELIPLMATRVTDADGSALFLYKPNGQVRLEQLHWQDSRQRKNIRKALETVSSQITYVPNSQPLATNTGVLDDHMHRHLGPDIHIFGTAILVKHTERGWLYVLSRDPEYSWTETRQKLVRLIADQTAVAIKNDELAVELRKKERLDQELEIGAEIQRRLLPRQYPTIPGVALAARCKPANRVGGDYYDFIPTNHHQIQYNNNGRSAEMDGRWGLVIGDVMGKGVPAGLIMTMMRGMLRGEVLHSHSPGQILENLNRVMYADLENSHRFVTMFYSEYDPATRILSYTNAAHNPPMWWHATTKTVTRLDSYGMLIGLDASSQYEDARAQLEPGDTILYYTDGLTDAASASGDRFDEENLLVAFNYACRICNSPEEILDYLFDRVEQFIGEDRQNTDDMTLVVLQVEASQRAVNSHNEVG, from the coding sequence GTGCCTGTGCCTCAACCACCCTCTCAACCTACTGACAATAACAAGACCAGTGCTGGTACGGATGTAACTCCTGTAATAGCGCTGAAAGAGCTTGTGGCACGGCTACATCGAGAACAAAATAAAATTCAAGATTTACTCAGTTCTTTAGGGTTTGCCCTTAGAAGTTTCAACAATCTCAATCAGTTTCTGGAACTGATTCCACTTATGGCGACAAGGGTAACAGATGCGGATGGAAGTGCGTTGTTTTTGTATAAACCGAACGGTCAAGTGAGATTAGAACAACTGCACTGGCAAGATAGCCGTCAGCGTAAAAATATCCGCAAAGCCTTAGAAACAGTCAGCAGCCAGATTACCTATGTGCCAAACTCCCAACCTTTAGCAACAAATACAGGAGTCTTGGATGACCACATGCATCGCCATTTGGGACCAGACATACACATCTTTGGCACAGCAATTCTAGTGAAACACACAGAACGAGGATGGCTGTATGTTTTAAGTCGCGATCCTGAGTACAGTTGGACGGAAACCAGACAAAAGTTAGTTCGGTTAATCGCAGATCAAACTGCGGTGGCGATCAAAAACGATGAATTAGCTGTAGAACTGAGGAAAAAAGAACGTCTCGACCAAGAATTAGAAATTGGTGCGGAAATTCAAAGAAGACTTCTACCACGCCAATACCCTACCATTCCAGGCGTGGCTCTTGCAGCTCGTTGTAAACCTGCCAATCGTGTTGGTGGGGATTACTATGACTTTATTCCTACGAATCACCATCAAATTCAGTACAACAACAACGGTCGTTCTGCTGAAATGGACGGTCGCTGGGGTTTAGTGATTGGGGATGTCATGGGCAAAGGTGTTCCCGCTGGACTCATTATGACTATGATGCGGGGAATGTTGCGGGGAGAAGTTTTACACAGTCATAGCCCAGGTCAAATTCTAGAAAATCTGAATCGAGTGATGTATGCGGATTTGGAAAATTCCCACCGCTTTGTCACTATGTTTTATTCGGAGTATGACCCCGCAACCAGGATTTTGTCATACACTAACGCTGCCCACAACCCTCCCATGTGGTGGCATGCCACTACAAAAACAGTCACGCGCTTGGATAGTTATGGTATGCTGATTGGCTTGGATGCCAGCAGCCAATATGAAGATGCCCGCGCCCAGTTAGAACCGGGCGATACTATTCTTTACTACACAGATGGGTTAACGGATGCCGCATCTGCAAGTGGCGATCGCTTTGATGAAGAAAACCTTCTTGTTGCGTTTAACTATGCTTGTCGGATTTGTAACAGTCCGGAAGAGATACTCGATTATCTATTTGACCGCGTGGAACAATTCATTGGTGAGGACAGGCAAAACACCGATGATATGACATTGGTTGTTTTGCAGGTTGAAGCTTCACAACGAGCGGTTAATTCCCATAATGAAGTTGGGTGA
- the ftsY gene encoding signal recognition particle-docking protein FtsY, which produces MVFNWFRRQHNEPSGTPSEDKQPETPAVQETQLEQAATSTAENATEVAVDLLAYAKAAYKNIQQRQQGDEQYVTPSDEATIDTVDTVDKEALLSQPSTDDQIQDELGVAPVEEAVTEAPEVESSESPLDIKGDSELGIDEGVATEPTVVPSEEIQPAAPATLSFLERAAAERQAKQERLIATAIEQPEPEVLQTAATTAPPEQGEIPGFAFDEGFLWSTEVLAAQGRRPEDISIEEITWLKKLRQGLDKTRRNILNQLKAIVGQGPLNQAAVTEIESLLLQADVGVEATDHIISTLQKRIRQEALPPEEGIAYLKSILRDMLDTPIQKSGKVSFAPEKETLNIWLMTGVNGVGKTTTIGKIAHLANKSGYKCLIGAADTFRAAAVEQVKIWGQRSGVEVIANPAKNADPAAVVFDAISAALARDTELLLVDTAGRLQNKKNLMDELSKVRRIIDKKAPNAKVESLLVLDATLGQNGLRQAEVFSQAAQLSGVVLTKLDGTAKGGVALAVVQQLGLPIRFIGAGEGVEDLRPFSSYEFVEALLSG; this is translated from the coding sequence ATGGTTTTTAATTGGTTCCGCCGTCAACATAATGAGCCTTCTGGTACTCCATCTGAAGATAAGCAACCAGAAACACCTGCTGTACAAGAAACCCAGCTAGAACAAGCCGCAACGTCAACGGCAGAGAATGCAACCGAGGTAGCTGTAGACTTGCTGGCTTATGCAAAAGCAGCTTACAAAAATATTCAGCAAAGACAGCAGGGTGACGAGCAATATGTTACTCCATCTGACGAAGCAACTATAGACACGGTAGACACGGTAGACAAGGAAGCTCTTCTGAGTCAACCAAGTACTGATGACCAAATCCAAGACGAACTCGGTGTAGCACCAGTAGAGGAAGCTGTAACAGAAGCACCGGAAGTGGAGAGTTCAGAGTCACCTTTAGACATTAAAGGTGATTCGGAGTTAGGGATAGATGAAGGTGTAGCTACAGAACCAACAGTCGTTCCAAGCGAGGAAATTCAACCAGCAGCACCAGCAACACTCTCTTTTTTAGAGAGAGCAGCAGCAGAAAGGCAAGCCAAGCAAGAACGTCTGATTGCCACTGCGATCGAACAACCAGAACCAGAGGTCTTACAAACAGCTGCAACAACAGCACCGCCCGAACAAGGGGAAATTCCTGGGTTTGCCTTTGATGAAGGATTTTTGTGGTCTACAGAAGTCTTAGCCGCTCAAGGGAGGCGTCCTGAAGACATTTCGATTGAAGAAATTACTTGGCTGAAAAAACTGCGCCAAGGTTTAGACAAAACTCGCCGTAATATACTCAACCAACTTAAAGCAATTGTTGGTCAAGGACCTCTCAACCAAGCAGCTGTCACAGAAATAGAATCCTTGCTTTTGCAAGCTGATGTGGGTGTGGAAGCAACAGACCATATTATCAGTACCTTACAAAAAAGGATTCGCCAAGAAGCATTACCACCAGAAGAAGGTATTGCATATCTGAAATCAATCCTTCGGGATATGCTGGACACGCCAATACAGAAATCCGGTAAAGTTTCCTTTGCACCAGAAAAGGAAACCCTCAATATTTGGTTGATGACTGGAGTCAATGGAGTAGGTAAAACTACTACTATTGGTAAAATTGCCCACTTAGCCAATAAATCTGGATATAAGTGTTTGATAGGTGCTGCTGATACCTTCCGCGCTGCGGCTGTAGAACAAGTAAAAATTTGGGGTCAGAGAAGTGGTGTCGAAGTTATTGCTAATCCTGCAAAAAATGCAGATCCAGCAGCTGTTGTATTTGATGCAATTTCTGCCGCACTCGCACGAGACACAGAATTACTGTTGGTAGACACCGCAGGACGACTGCAGAATAAAAAGAATTTAATGGATGAACTCAGTAAAGTTCGTCGCATTATTGATAAAAAAGCCCCTAATGCTAAAGTAGAGTCTCTACTGGTTTTAGACGCGACACTAGGTCAGAATGGGCTGCGACAGGCAGAAGTCTTTTCCCAAGCAGCGCAGCTTAGTGGTGTTGTGTTAACAAAACTTGATGGAACTGCCAAAGGGGGAGTTGCTCTTGCTGTCGTGCAGCAACTTGGCTTACCTATTCGCTTTATTGGTGCGGGCGAAGGTGTTGAAGACCTACGACCTTTTTCTAGCTACGAGTTTGTGGAAGCACTTTTAAGTGGTTAG
- the nusB gene encoding transcription antitermination factor NusB, producing the protein MQERKPRQIARELALLSLSQLPVNPKKLEKMEQDRLVPTLVLAAVRTLKDEVQDTLDNAAAELQRGNDRLLSSQTRTNDVDTARAMVKEAIEYTQTAINKLAAAVEFPELIQLANQHREVREYARDIILTVNDNRSSIDEQISSALVDWQVARLAHIDRDILRIAVAEMRYLTVPQSVAINEAVELAKRYSEEDSHRFINGVLRRVIEQTKSTVTSDQ; encoded by the coding sequence ATGCAAGAGCGAAAACCCCGTCAAATTGCCCGCGAACTGGCACTTTTAAGTCTCAGCCAGTTGCCTGTAAATCCTAAAAAATTGGAGAAGATGGAGCAAGATCGGCTAGTACCCACGCTGGTACTGGCTGCAGTACGCACTCTCAAAGATGAAGTGCAGGATACCCTAGATAATGCCGCAGCGGAACTACAACGCGGTAACGATCGCTTGTTGAGCAGCCAAACTCGCACGAACGATGTCGATACTGCTAGAGCGATGGTTAAAGAAGCAATTGAGTATACACAAACAGCAATTAACAAGTTAGCAGCTGCTGTGGAGTTTCCAGAACTCATTCAATTGGCAAATCAACATAGAGAAGTCAGAGAATACGCCAGAGACATCATTCTCACTGTCAATGACAACCGTAGTTCTATAGATGAACAAATATCCAGCGCCCTGGTGGATTGGCAAGTTGCTCGCCTTGCTCACATAGATCGCGATATTTTGCGAATTGCTGTAGCAGAAATGAGGTATCTTACAGTACCTCAAAGCGTCGCGATTAATGAAGCTGTCGAGCTAGCTAAGCGGTACAGCGAAGAAGATAGCCATAGGTTTATCAATGGTGTTTTGCGACGAGTCATCGAGCAAACAAAATCAACAGTGACCAGTGACCAGTGA
- a CDS encoding DUF502 domain-containing protein, whose protein sequence is MSTNKKNSTSLKKENGGLAINRWKQDLKNDLIAGLLVVIPLATTIWLTITVATWVVNFLTQIPKQLNPFQGMHPLLVNILNLLVGLMVPLLSILVIGLMARNIAGRWLLDVGERLLQAIPLAGQVYKTLKQLLETLLKDTNGKFRRVVLVEYPRRGIWAIAFVTGSISNEIQAQMSNPMLSLFIPTTPNPTTGWYAVVPEEEVVNLSMSIEDAFKIIVSGGIVSPNTSLAPLVIPKERKLEVPPLETKRQVMPLEEG, encoded by the coding sequence ATGAGTACCAATAAAAAAAATTCCACAAGCCTAAAAAAGGAGAATGGGGGTTTGGCAATCAATCGCTGGAAACAGGACCTGAAAAATGACCTGATTGCAGGTTTATTAGTTGTTATTCCCCTAGCTACTACGATCTGGCTAACAATCACTGTTGCAACTTGGGTTGTTAACTTTCTAACCCAAATTCCCAAACAACTCAATCCCTTTCAAGGGATGCATCCTCTCTTAGTCAATATACTGAATCTTTTGGTAGGGCTAATGGTGCCATTACTAAGTATTCTTGTAATTGGCTTAATGGCTAGGAATATTGCAGGGCGTTGGTTGCTAGATGTGGGTGAGCGGCTCCTACAGGCAATTCCCTTAGCTGGACAAGTATATAAAACTCTCAAGCAGCTTTTAGAAACACTATTAAAAGATACAAATGGCAAATTTCGCCGTGTTGTTTTAGTAGAGTATCCACGACGGGGAATCTGGGCGATCGCTTTTGTAACTGGCAGTATAAGCAATGAGATTCAAGCTCAAATGTCTAATCCAATGTTAAGCCTTTTTATCCCGACAACCCCCAATCCCACAACGGGTTGGTATGCAGTTGTTCCGGAAGAAGAGGTCGTTAACCTGTCAATGTCTATTGAAGATGCGTTTAAAATCATAGTCTCTGGTGGGATTGTTTCTCCAAATACATCGTTAGCCCCATTAGTGATTCCAAAAGAGCGCAAACTAGAAGTTCCTCCTTTAGAGACAAAGCGTCAGGTAATGCCTCTTGAAGAAGGTTAA
- a CDS encoding glycosyltransferase family 2 protein, with protein sequence MFSIYILTYNEELDIAACIESAMLSDDIIVVDSCSSDRTVEIASRYPVRVVEHAFESHGQQRTWMLENIPPKHEWVYILEADERMTPELFAECNKAIQSQEYVGYYVAERVMFMNRWIRRSTQYPRYQMRLFRHGKVWFIDYGHTEREVCDGSTSFVKETYPHYTCSKGFSRWIEKHNRYSTDEAKETVRQLEGGKVYWQNLFFGKTEVERRRALKDLSLRLPARPLIRFFYMYFVLGGCLDGYAGFTWCVLQTFYEYLILLKVWEIRNMPIPSAEYPTIPVTQATELVSNSAD encoded by the coding sequence ATGTTTTCGATTTACATATTGACTTATAACGAAGAGTTGGACATTGCTGCTTGTATAGAGTCGGCAATGTTATCGGATGATATTATTGTTGTTGATTCATGCAGTAGCGATCGCACTGTAGAAATCGCCAGTCGTTATCCGGTACGTGTTGTAGAACACGCTTTTGAAAGCCACGGTCAGCAACGGACTTGGATGTTAGAAAATATACCACCCAAGCACGAATGGGTTTATATTCTCGAAGCAGACGAGCGCATGACACCAGAACTGTTTGCAGAGTGCAACAAAGCAATTCAAAGTCAGGAATACGTCGGGTACTATGTTGCCGAGCGAGTTATGTTTATGAACCGATGGATTCGGCGCAGCACGCAATACCCGCGCTATCAAATGCGCCTTTTCCGCCACGGCAAAGTCTGGTTTATAGACTACGGTCACACCGAACGCGAAGTGTGTGATGGTTCTACAAGCTTTGTAAAAGAAACGTACCCTCATTACACCTGTAGTAAGGGTTTCAGCCGTTGGATAGAAAAACACAATCGCTATTCCACAGATGAAGCTAAAGAAACCGTCCGCCAATTGGAGGGGGGAAAAGTTTATTGGCAAAATTTATTTTTCGGTAAGACAGAAGTTGAACGGCGTCGTGCTCTCAAAGATTTGTCTTTACGCTTACCCGCTAGACCTTTAATTCGTTTCTTCTATATGTATTTTGTTTTAGGTGGCTGCTTGGATGGGTATGCGGGTTTTACCTGGTGTGTCTTGCAAACTTTCTACGAATATTTAATTTTACTTAAGGTTTGGGAAATAAGGAATATGCCCATACCTAGCGCTGAATACCCAACGATTCCTGTAACTCAAGCCACAGAGTTAGTTTCAAATTCTGCTGATTAG
- a CDS encoding HpsJ family protein: MNNHLAAITAARTAKVVGLILIVSFFVDFLILLFPFQPTNKAWQIDLATALVDRGIVPLVGLGFLFAGYWIDSMDDGSRPGIDLRFPAFILSSILGLMFLLIFPLHLNNIRQASATRVEQINKDAEAAENQLKTQLNQVQAQLSNDKVRAAVEQQKSQIKNQFSELLKDEQRYKQALENPNIPQAQKDLLKKFKANPQELDKFIAQQSDPQALATQQLSTIRERREEAEKQARERAWKSGLRIGMSSLLLSIGYIIIGWTGIRSTGATQGGGRKVPAR; the protein is encoded by the coding sequence ATGAATAATCATTTAGCTGCTATCACTGCTGCCCGCACTGCTAAGGTTGTGGGACTCATTCTAATAGTGTCTTTCTTTGTAGACTTTTTGATTCTGTTATTTCCTTTCCAACCTACTAATAAGGCATGGCAAATTGATTTGGCGACGGCGCTAGTCGATCGAGGAATTGTGCCGCTTGTGGGTTTAGGTTTCCTTTTTGCGGGGTACTGGATTGACAGTATGGATGATGGAAGTCGTCCCGGTATCGATTTGAGATTTCCAGCATTCATACTGTCAAGCATTTTGGGCTTGATGTTTTTGCTGATTTTTCCCTTACACCTGAATAATATTCGTCAAGCAAGTGCCACTAGAGTAGAGCAAATCAATAAGGATGCTGAAGCCGCAGAAAATCAATTAAAAACCCAGCTCAATCAAGTGCAAGCTCAATTGAGTAACGATAAAGTCCGCGCAGCCGTAGAACAGCAAAAATCTCAAATCAAAAACCAGTTTTCCGAACTGCTGAAAGACGAGCAACGGTACAAACAAGCACTTGAAAACCCCAATATTCCCCAAGCTCAAAAAGATTTGCTCAAGAAGTTTAAGGCGAATCCCCAAGAACTTGATAAATTTATTGCCCAGCAAAGCGATCCTCAAGCTTTAGCAACTCAACAACTGAGTACGATTCGGGAGCGCAGGGAAGAAGCTGAGAAACAAGCCAGAGAACGGGCATGGAAATCAGGATTGCGAATTGGAATGAGTAGTTTGCTGTTATCTATCGGTTACATCATCATTGGTTGGACGGGAATCAGAAGTACTGGTGCTACACAAGGTGGTGGACGTAAGGTTCCTGCACGGTAA
- a CDS encoding TIGR04282 family arsenosugar biosynthesis glycosyltransferase, with the protein MPLSQIAKQHLVIFTRYPEPGKTKTRLISALGAEGAAELQRQMTEHTISQVKQLLTGFSLSFEVRFAGGNLQTLHDWLGSDLNCQPQGEGDLGVRLVRSLLSAFESGAQRVIIIGTDCPDLNAEILVKAFEQLERQDLVLGPAEDGGYYLIGLQRPIPNLFANISWGTSQVLQQTIEIAHLLNLSVDCLPVLRDIDRPEDLPLWEKYISSP; encoded by the coding sequence ATGCCATTATCACAAATCGCAAAACAGCATCTAGTCATATTTACTCGCTATCCCGAACCGGGCAAGACAAAAACTCGATTGATAAGCGCTTTGGGTGCAGAAGGCGCAGCTGAGCTTCAGCGCCAAATGACGGAACACACAATTTCTCAGGTAAAACAGCTACTTACAGGCTTTAGTTTATCTTTTGAAGTGCGGTTTGCAGGTGGAAATTTGCAGACCTTACATGATTGGCTTGGATCTGACTTAAACTGCCAGCCCCAAGGAGAAGGTGACTTGGGTGTGCGCTTGGTGCGATCGCTGCTTTCTGCTTTTGAATCAGGAGCTCAAAGAGTCATCATCATTGGGACAGATTGTCCCGATCTCAATGCTGAAATTCTTGTCAAAGCCTTTGAGCAACTCGAGCGTCAAGACCTCGTGCTAGGTCCAGCAGAAGATGGTGGTTATTACTTGATTGGTCTGCAACGCCCCATACCAAACTTATTTGCTAACATCTCCTGGGGAACTTCTCAAGTCCTACAACAAACTATAGAGATTGCCCATCTGCTGAATTTATCAGTTGATTGCTTACCTGTTCTACGCGATATCGATCGCCCAGAAGATTTACCTTTGTGGGAAAAATATATTTCTTCCCCCTAA
- a CDS encoding HU family DNA-binding protein: MNKGELVDAVAEKASVTKKQADAVLTAALETIIEAVSSGDKVTLVGFGSFESRERKAREGRNPKTNEKMEIPATKVPAFSAGKLFREKVAPPKS; encoded by the coding sequence ATGAATAAAGGCGAATTAGTTGATGCAGTCGCAGAAAAAGCTAGCGTGACCAAAAAACAAGCTGATGCAGTTCTGACAGCTGCACTGGAAACCATCATTGAAGCGGTGTCCTCTGGAGACAAAGTGACGCTGGTGGGATTTGGCTCTTTTGAATCACGGGAACGTAAAGCCCGTGAAGGTCGCAACCCCAAAACCAACGAGAAGATGGAAATTCCTGCAACTAAAGTTCCTGCATTTTCTGCTGGAAAACTGTTTAGGGAAAAAGTTGCGCCCCCAAAATCATAG